In Leptolyngbya sp. 'hensonii', the following are encoded in one genomic region:
- the ntrB gene encoding nitrate ABC transporter permease has protein sequence MTTSLAKPLTNSALPKLILTWFQKQAKYVIPPIIAVTLFLVIWQILCSGPKAPLPAPLTVLTETWDLIRDPFFDNGDTDKGLGLQIFASLQRVAIGFSLAAIVGICLGILIGLNKFMFWALDPIFQILRTVPPLAWLPISLAAFRQANPSAIFVIFITAIWPIIINTTVGVKQIPQDYNNVARVLQLSSPKYFFKVLFPATVPYIFTGLRIGIGLSWLAIVAAEMLTGGVGIGFFIWDAWNSSRLSEIIIALVYVGIVGLLLDKVVGFIATLVVQDEQK, from the coding sequence ATGACAACCAGCCTGGCAAAACCCTTAACCAATTCCGCTTTACCAAAACTCATCCTGACCTGGTTTCAGAAGCAAGCCAAGTATGTCATTCCACCCATTATTGCCGTCACCCTCTTCCTGGTCATCTGGCAAATTCTTTGCTCTGGACCGAAAGCTCCCCTACCAGCTCCTTTGACGGTTCTCACGGAAACCTGGGATCTGATTCGAGATCCCTTTTTTGATAATGGAGATACGGACAAGGGCCTGGGGCTGCAAATCTTTGCTAGTTTACAGCGGGTCGCGATCGGGTTCTCCCTGGCTGCGATCGTGGGGATTTGCCTGGGAATTCTCATTGGCCTGAACAAGTTTATGTTTTGGGCCTTAGACCCCATTTTCCAAATCTTACGCACAGTACCACCCTTGGCCTGGTTACCCATTTCCCTGGCGGCCTTTCGACAGGCCAACCCTTCAGCCATCTTCGTTATTTTCATTACAGCAATCTGGCCGATCATCATCAACACCACGGTTGGTGTCAAGCAGATTCCCCAGGATTACAACAATGTAGCCCGAGTTCTGCAACTATCCAGTCCAAAATACTTTTTCAAAGTCCTGTTTCCGGCTACCGTTCCCTACATTTTTACCGGACTACGAATTGGTATTGGCCTCTCCTGGCTGGCGATCGTGGCGGCTGAGATGTTGACTGGAGGGGTTGGCATCGGGTTCTTCATCTGGGATGCCTGGAACAGCTCTCGCCTGAGTGAGATCATCATTGCCCTGGTTTATGTCGGGATTGTCGGCCTACTGCTAGATAAAGTGGTTGGCTTTATTGCCACCCTGGTGGTGCAGGACGAGCAGAAGTAG